A region of Massilia sp. WG5 DNA encodes the following proteins:
- a CDS encoding TadE/TadG family type IV pilus assembly protein, which translates to MSIRTPPLLRTQAGAAAVEFALVAATILLPLLFAMMEFGRVGFYWNAATEATRLGARLAVVCNLDDASIRSRMTALFPVITTADIKVVYEPGGCTVNSCLQVTVSIAKPTEVQTYNPFFNFSSLFPPFSTTLPRESMRSAFGPAGAEVSNPVCSG; encoded by the coding sequence ATGAGCATCCGCACCCCACCCCTTCTGCGCACCCAAGCCGGCGCCGCTGCCGTCGAATTCGCGCTGGTCGCGGCCACGATCCTGCTGCCGCTACTGTTCGCCATGATGGAATTCGGCCGGGTCGGCTTCTACTGGAACGCGGCTACCGAGGCCACCCGCCTCGGCGCACGGCTGGCCGTCGTGTGCAACCTCGACGACGCCTCCATCCGCAGCCGCATGACCGCACTGTTCCCCGTCATCACGACGGCCGACATCAAGGTCGTTTACGAGCCAGGTGGCTGCACCGTCAATTCCTGCCTTCAGGTCACGGTATCGATCGCCAAACCGACCGAAGTACAGACTTACAACCCTTTTTTCAACTTCTCGTCTTTGTTTCCGCCCTTTAGCACCACACTGCCCAGGGAAAGCATGCGCAGTGCCTTCGGGCCCGCGGGCGCAGAAGTGTCGAACCCGGTATGCAGTGGATAA
- a CDS encoding CpaF family protein, translating to MDAEILTLRDRLAGVTGRGLAQPSPRAVHSAGYAQLKHRIHQGLLDRVDLESLQQLTQDQIRDELRFMVEQMLDEEVVPINEVERGNLVRDIQDEMLGFGPLELLLADPSVSDILVNTHSQVYVERRGKLELTEVRFANEAHLMKIIDKIVSRVGRRIDESCPMVDARLPDGSRVNAIIPPLAIDGAIVSIRRFSADPLRLSDLVAYNSMTAGMAEILQGLGKAEVNILISGGTGSGKTTMLNVISGFIGQEERIVTIEDAAELQLQQPHVVRLETRPPNIEGQGEVTQRALVRNALRMRPDRIILGEVRGGEALDMLQAMNTGHEGSMATIHANSPRDALTRLENMISMAAASLPTKAMRQQISSAIGVVIQVSRLNDGKRKLVSLQEVTGMEGDIITMQEIFQFKQTGLGENGAIIGHFCATGIRPRFLERLRNYGVTVADELFDPSRKFA from the coding sequence ATGGATGCAGAAATCCTGACACTGCGTGACCGCCTGGCAGGCGTCACCGGCCGGGGTCTTGCGCAACCCAGCCCGCGCGCCGTACACAGCGCCGGCTACGCGCAGCTCAAGCACCGGATCCACCAGGGCCTGCTCGACCGGGTCGACCTGGAAAGCCTGCAGCAGCTGACACAGGACCAGATCCGCGACGAACTGCGCTTCATGGTCGAGCAGATGCTCGACGAGGAAGTCGTGCCGATCAACGAGGTCGAGCGCGGCAACCTGGTGCGCGACATCCAGGACGAGATGCTCGGCTTCGGTCCGCTCGAACTGCTGCTCGCCGACCCCTCCGTCTCCGACATCCTGGTCAACACGCACAGCCAGGTATATGTCGAGCGGCGCGGCAAGCTCGAGCTGACCGAGGTGCGCTTCGCCAACGAGGCGCACCTGATGAAGATCATCGACAAGATCGTGTCGCGGGTCGGGCGCCGCATCGACGAATCCTGTCCGATGGTCGACGCGCGCCTGCCGGACGGTTCGCGCGTGAACGCGATCATCCCGCCACTGGCCATCGACGGCGCCATCGTGTCGATCCGGCGCTTTTCGGCCGATCCGCTGCGCCTGTCGGACCTGGTCGCCTACAACAGCATGACGGCCGGCATGGCCGAGATCCTGCAGGGGCTGGGCAAGGCCGAGGTCAACATCCTGATCTCGGGCGGCACGGGCAGCGGCAAGACCACCATGCTCAACGTGATCTCCGGTTTCATCGGCCAGGAAGAGCGGATCGTCACGATCGAGGACGCGGCCGAACTGCAACTTCAGCAGCCGCACGTGGTGCGCCTCGAAACCCGCCCGCCCAACATCGAGGGCCAGGGCGAAGTGACCCAGCGCGCGCTGGTGAGGAACGCGCTGCGGATGCGCCCCGACCGCATCATCCTGGGCGAGGTGCGCGGCGGCGAGGCGCTCGACATGCTGCAGGCGATGAACACCGGCCACGAGGGCTCGATGGCGACCATCCACGCGAACAGCCCGCGCGACGCCCTCACCCGCCTGGAAAACATGATCAGCATGGCCGCGGCGTCCTTACCGACCAAGGCCATGCGCCAGCAGATCAGCTCGGCGATCGGGGTGGTCATCCAGGTATCGCGCCTGAACGACGGTAAGCGCAAGCTGGTGTCGCTGCAGGAAGTGACCGGCATGGAGGGCGACATCATCACCATGCAGGAGATCTTCCAGTTCAAGCAGACCGGCCTCGGCGAAAACGGCGCCATCATCGGCCACTTCTGCGCCACTGGCATCCGCCCCCGCTTCCTCGAGCGCCTGCGCAACTACGGGGTGACGGTCGCGGACGAGCTGTTCGATCCCTCACGCAAGTTCGCATAG
- a CDS encoding type II secretion system F family protein: MSLIEIGFLLLVFCSVFGLALAALRMVAGGTVRARLDAIGVSETKPVGGAPSWLPRFVAVAAPVAKLSLPENDEEISAVRVRFMNAGFRQASAPIVFFAIKTVLTLVLPMCVFTVLSLRSTAPGTTAMLAYVLCGAAAGYYLPNMLLRNATQRRQREIFESFPDALDLMTICVEAGLGMDAALARVAGEISLKSAVLAEELNLVTLALRAGSSKEKALRDLGTRTGVEDVDALVALLIQAERFGTSIAASLRVQSEQLRTKRRQRAEEQAAKIALKLLFPLIFFIFPSLLVVLMGPAFIQIYRVLLPTFSGAH; the protein is encoded by the coding sequence ATGAGCCTCATCGAAATCGGCTTCCTGCTGCTGGTGTTCTGCAGCGTATTCGGCCTGGCACTCGCCGCCCTGCGCATGGTCGCCGGCGGGACGGTGCGCGCGCGGCTCGATGCGATCGGCGTGAGCGAGACCAAGCCCGTGGGCGGGGCGCCATCCTGGCTGCCGCGCTTCGTCGCCGTGGCCGCGCCGGTCGCAAAATTGTCGCTGCCGGAAAATGACGAGGAAATCTCGGCCGTGCGCGTGCGCTTCATGAATGCGGGCTTCCGCCAGGCCTCGGCCCCGATCGTGTTTTTCGCCATCAAGACCGTGCTGACGCTGGTGCTGCCGATGTGCGTGTTTACCGTACTCAGCCTGCGCAGCACCGCTCCCGGCACCACGGCCATGCTGGCCTATGTGCTGTGCGGCGCCGCGGCAGGCTACTACCTGCCGAATATGCTGTTGCGCAACGCCACGCAGCGGCGCCAGCGCGAGATCTTCGAAAGCTTTCCCGATGCGCTCGACCTGATGACCATCTGCGTCGAGGCGGGCCTGGGCATGGATGCGGCGCTGGCGCGCGTGGCGGGCGAGATCAGCCTGAAGAGCGCCGTGCTGGCCGAAGAACTCAACCTCGTCACGCTCGCGCTGCGCGCCGGCAGCAGCAAGGAAAAGGCGCTGCGCGACCTCGGCACGCGCACCGGGGTCGAGGACGTCGACGCCCTGGTGGCCCTGCTGATCCAGGCCGAACGCTTCGGCACCAGCATCGCCGCCTCGCTGCGCGTGCAGTCGGAGCAGCTGCGCACGAAACGGCGCCAGCGCGCCGAGGAACAGGCCGCCAAGATCGCACTGAAGCTGCTGTTTCCACTGATCTTCTTCATCTTCCCGTCGCTGCTGGTGGTGCTGATGGGCCCCGCCTTCATCCAGATCTACCGGGTGCTGCTGCCGACGTTTTCCGGAGCCCACTGA
- a CDS encoding LytR C-terminal domain-containing protein has product MPIRPAGLAVLSAVMLSSCTSVPAPVQALFQPVQEVRHGASALAAAYYRLGRLHQERGELEQALAAYNHAIARDPKAPDARIAAAVIHAQQGRLAQARAMLLAVCTDYPALDQALNNLGYVYYLEGDYQAATQAFRAVLARDPASERARNNLRLAQGAGVHGAAALAAIAPVPERTATEAAVPAAPRATPGATTPAVIASPSTGGGMQLVQLGPNVYELKAAAAEVAPHPLAAAAPARAATAPAAAGRLEIANGNGDTGLAKRFRDMLAERGIRARRLTNARPFGEAVTRIEFRPGYEAAAHALHAALGGKVVLRQQARLADPTDIRLLLGKDAAVALAQLRTPDGALLAAATPSSRPSFTLTQERP; this is encoded by the coding sequence ATGCCGATCCGTCCCGCCGGGCTGGCCGTGCTGTCAGCCGTCATGCTGTCCTCGTGCACCAGCGTTCCCGCGCCGGTGCAGGCGCTGTTCCAGCCGGTGCAGGAGGTACGCCACGGCGCGAGCGCCCTCGCCGCGGCCTATTACCGGCTCGGCCGCCTGCACCAGGAGCGCGGCGAACTGGAACAGGCGCTGGCAGCCTACAACCACGCCATCGCGCGCGATCCAAAGGCCCCGGACGCGCGCATCGCGGCGGCCGTCATCCACGCGCAACAGGGACGGCTGGCGCAGGCCAGGGCGATGCTGCTGGCGGTGTGCACCGATTACCCGGCGCTGGACCAGGCGCTCAACAACCTGGGCTATGTCTACTACCTCGAGGGCGACTACCAGGCGGCGACCCAGGCCTTCCGCGCTGTGCTGGCGCGCGACCCGGCCAGCGAACGCGCCCGCAACAATCTGCGCCTGGCACAGGGCGCGGGCGTGCACGGCGCCGCGGCGCTGGCCGCCATCGCGCCCGTTCCCGAACGAACCGCGACGGAAGCGGCCGTGCCGGCGGCGCCGCGCGCCACGCCAGGCGCGACGACGCCGGCAGTGATTGCCAGTCCTTCCACCGGCGGCGGCATGCAACTGGTCCAGCTCGGGCCAAACGTGTATGAACTGAAGGCCGCCGCCGCCGAGGTCGCGCCGCATCCGCTGGCTGCAGCCGCGCCCGCACGCGCGGCGACGGCCCCTGCTGCAGCGGGGCGGCTGGAAATCGCGAACGGCAACGGCGATACGGGCCTGGCGAAGCGCTTCCGCGACATGCTCGCCGAGCGCGGCATCCGGGCCAGGCGCCTGACCAATGCCAGGCCTTTCGGCGAAGCCGTGACCAGGATCGAGTTCCGCCCCGGCTACGAAGCCGCCGCGCATGCCCTGCATGCCGCGCTGGGCGGCAAGGTCGTCCTGCGCCAGCAGGCCCGGCTGGCCGACCCCACCGACATCCGCCTCCTGCTCGGCAAGGACGCCGCCGTGGCGCTGGCGCAGTTGCGCACGCCGGATGGGGCCCTGCTCGCGGCCGCGACTCCTTCTTCCCGTCCTTCGTTTACCCTCACCCAGGAGCGTCCATGA
- a CDS encoding type II secretion system F family protein: MDYLYFVFATLIFLAVVLLIEGAYMAWHATRGAEAQRLTQRMRTMSASDTAKPVSITKKRVMSTHPLVQDMLTALPFTAALDRLLAQSGKNWTVAGLLGCSLGAGLAAWAAAYWWAWPARLALSLGLALLPLQLVLRARAKRLDRIENQLADALELISRALRAGHAFPTALKMVGDEMKDPIAGEFGIVFDEINFGISMSDALGNLVNRVPSTDLRYFVVALMIQRETGGNLSELLDNIGRIIRDRIKLLGQVRVLSAEGKMSAWVLGLLPFGAAGMIQLTNPQFLALLLTDSAGQKMVGFALGMMAVGFFVMRKIIRIRV, encoded by the coding sequence ATGGACTACCTTTATTTCGTCTTCGCGACCCTGATCTTCCTGGCCGTGGTGCTGCTGATCGAGGGCGCCTACATGGCGTGGCACGCGACGCGAGGCGCGGAAGCGCAGCGCCTGACGCAGCGCATGCGCACGATGTCCGCCAGCGACACGGCGAAGCCGGTCTCGATTACCAAGAAGCGCGTGATGAGCACCCATCCGCTGGTACAGGACATGCTTACTGCCCTGCCCTTCACGGCGGCGCTCGACCGCCTGCTGGCGCAGTCCGGCAAGAACTGGACCGTGGCGGGCCTGCTCGGCTGCTCGCTGGGCGCGGGACTTGCAGCCTGGGCAGCCGCCTACTGGTGGGCATGGCCGGCCCGGCTCGCGCTCAGCCTCGGCCTTGCCCTGCTGCCCCTGCAACTGGTGCTGCGCGCACGCGCCAAGCGCCTGGACCGCATCGAAAACCAGCTGGCGGACGCGCTCGAGCTGATCAGCCGCGCGCTGCGCGCCGGCCATGCCTTCCCGACCGCCCTGAAGATGGTGGGCGATGAAATGAAGGATCCCATCGCCGGCGAGTTCGGCATCGTCTTCGACGAGATCAACTTCGGGATCTCGATGAGCGACGCGCTGGGCAACCTGGTGAACCGGGTGCCCAGCACCGACCTGCGCTACTTCGTCGTGGCCCTGATGATCCAGCGCGAGACCGGCGGCAACCTGTCCGAACTGCTCGACAATATCGGCAGGATCATCCGCGATCGCATCAAGCTGCTGGGCCAGGTACGGGTGCTGTCGGCCGAGGGCAAGATGTCGGCCTGGGTGCTCGGGCTGCTGCCCTTCGGCGCGGCCGGCATGATACAGCTGACCAATCCGCAATTTCTCGCGCTCCTGTTAACCGATTCGGCCGGGCAGAAAATGGTCGGCTTCGCGCTGGGGATGATGGCGGTCGGCTTTTTTGTGATGCGAAAGATCATCCGGATTCGCGTATGA
- a CDS encoding AAA family ATPase translates to MKIAAVSRNEKHLLEIARLVRERSPGDELNLSAGSLERFSSHAGSNMPDLLLLDQPQVGELARLEALGAAHPRMITMILSAEQTVEFMMEAMRAGVREVLPAPVSAATLFPALARMREKLEQHEHVNGKVLAFVSCKGGSGATFLATNLAYALATECKQRVALIDLNLQFGDASLFVADHKPPATLADAALQIHRLDASLLASIMMPITSTFSVLAAPDDPVHAGDITPTHIDKLLSLARRHYDFVVLDVGRSLDPVGVRALDLADTIFPVLQTTLPYVRDGKRLLDVFRSLGYSPDKVQVIVNRHQKNAHVKLQDLEAACGTPIWRLVPNHFETAAASVNQGIPVLKLSAKNPIAKSLKGLARGLVGDAIPAHANWLGRLLNKPAREAPPAAPAVKQAAIEEKQVWMQKS, encoded by the coding sequence GTGAAAATCGCCGCCGTATCACGCAATGAAAAGCACCTGCTCGAGATCGCCAGGCTGGTGCGGGAGCGCAGCCCCGGCGACGAACTGAACCTGTCCGCCGGTTCGCTCGAACGCTTCAGCAGCCATGCCGGGTCCAACATGCCGGACCTGCTGCTGCTCGACCAGCCGCAGGTCGGGGAACTGGCGCGCCTCGAAGCGCTCGGGGCCGCCCATCCGCGCATGATCACGATGATCCTGTCGGCCGAACAGACGGTGGAGTTCATGATGGAGGCCATGCGCGCCGGGGTGCGCGAGGTGCTGCCGGCGCCCGTCTCCGCCGCCACCCTGTTCCCGGCACTGGCGCGGATGCGCGAAAAGCTGGAACAGCACGAGCATGTCAACGGCAAGGTCCTCGCCTTCGTGTCCTGCAAGGGCGGCAGCGGCGCGACCTTCCTCGCCACCAATCTCGCTTATGCGCTGGCGACCGAGTGCAAGCAGCGCGTCGCCCTGATCGACCTTAACCTGCAATTCGGCGACGCCTCGCTGTTCGTGGCCGACCACAAGCCGCCCGCCACCCTGGCCGACGCGGCGCTGCAGATCCATCGCCTCGACGCCTCGCTGCTGGCCTCGATCATGATGCCGATCACCTCCACCTTCTCGGTGCTGGCGGCGCCCGACGATCCGGTGCACGCCGGCGACATCACGCCGACCCACATCGACAAGCTGCTGAGCCTGGCGCGCCGCCACTACGACTTCGTGGTGCTCGACGTCGGGCGCAGCCTCGACCCGGTCGGGGTGCGCGCGCTCGACCTGGCCGACACCATCTTCCCGGTGCTGCAGACCACCCTGCCCTACGTGCGCGACGGCAAGCGCCTGCTCGACGTGTTCCGCTCGCTCGGTTATTCGCCGGACAAGGTGCAGGTGATCGTCAACCGCCACCAGAAGAACGCCCACGTCAAGCTGCAGGACCTGGAAGCGGCCTGCGGCACGCCCATCTGGCGCCTGGTACCGAACCACTTCGAGACCGCCGCCGCCTCGGTCAACCAGGGCATCCCGGTGCTCAAGCTGTCGGCAAAGAACCCGATTGCCAAATCGCTCAAGGGGTTGGCGCGCGGCCTCGTCGGGGATGCCATCCCGGCGCACGCGAACTGGCTCGGGCGCCTCCTGAACAAGCCCGCCAGGGAAGCGCCGCCGGCAGCGCCCGCCGTCAAGCAGGCTGCCATTGAGGAGAAACAGGTATGGATGCAGAAATCCTGA